In a single window of the Pocillopora verrucosa isolate sample1 chromosome 4, ASM3666991v2, whole genome shotgun sequence genome:
- the LOC131778767 gene encoding uncharacterized protein: protein MQIARVDIGHESSHLGYTAYPEQKSQRIHLIKGSYYYLEGLHKQQYGRDNFDVGVITPDGKQHNPIPSEFLRTTTPPKPRLNETSSSTLITIAAQAGAKAGASLGVKQAMKSGATAGAEAGAMAGEKAGAEAGAIVAKETAMKVATKTLREALLKIGTFNKPIFNIYTANGSVTPLQQGAISHAGAQTGIQANVTGTAGAGAAAGAQTELITDTYVIGNGGLESQVGVTLGITGTHVMTSGEAQGTTITGLFTHAVFHNKTLVYIYPPLGINALIFAKKKGLIDPRGLALKIVSTAMYVIYSTDVPAVQDPKVNLCWRITSGRLELSRSCQVFVVRIPGFIPGTKDEQSISFESVCLPDSYVRQKNYKFILGKTGNTTFRQDASFAFSRAFSAGFQFNLKERKGWYICRSSNKTYHRADLEADFHLDNINWLRRCAFVLRPLSATESPRMNCFGTNKPPHPPHPTDRPTTKPTPVKTISSTPKTLPTTATPHKPKEPCMYLKFWNNAGIPFMLHSSLKPEGYLVKGRSLLLQYVIGSGKVVKRSLDANYDDKYLPQVMEDLGDSQQLFLDKSEIPSTGKHFVSFWARDPAGKRKILLEGKETLYVTPGFQCHHFIYVTVTSRPKPSFPTKKPTTLRPFTTKPSKSTLSTSPPPPIPQTQAPPSPPPPPPPPPPPDPPPPTPPPSPPPPPPPPPPPPPPPHPPSPPPPPPRPPSTPHVPPHHTTPHVHVHPTPPSPQIPSPPPVKPPPPPPPLPPPPPPPYPPSPPMPVRTTKPPITPPPCSPTGSNLSYSTTKPGPCTPSPSPFPCGPKAISTPGIPLRPCRTSTTAFTTPKTTTPPPCWPNGKPPSPGSPPCKPSPTFPPAPLSSFPRPAPPPTLSPPPVLPPNPLVPPPRPAPPPAPPPPVPPPLPAPPPAPPPPVPPTSPAPPTNTPPPAPPSLVPPVPTVHPPPVSPPSCSPSASPKPSNTLPPCTSSTPNPITLPTVASVTLPTLPPISTPPLVLGCMQTHGGTSMGACCIFPFIYRGSPQHRCTRAERGYRWCSSTSDYDKDKLWGFCAACFLSHGGNSNGNCCHFPFVYKGTIHPTCTTHDASKPWCATTYNYDIDKQWGYCGGDAPGSAPQPKISYGPCSFECDGKCIDSCPDYCCVKNMRQRNTQQTLQATLNQAQQGSTAQQVSPIPNTSSECPAICSKFCAPDCPFRCCNLPSLPSPYVPSVDPSQVHCQPICLRVCFNTCPRQCCSTTQSGVTRDTSSYTLTLPCPANCYHSCHDKCPMQCCKTAQHEKRRIPVLDNYSSSPLSVRSTSVCPASCHTSCSRSCPKNCCKMQIDKAGKSKRRGLSKSVCKDGHITAGGNAQGACCRLPFIYKGTVFWRCTAEDADKKWCSVTKVFDLDRKWGYCA, encoded by the exons ATATCCCGAACAAAAGTCTCAACGAATACACTTAATAAAAGGGTCTTATTACTACCTCGAGGGACTTCATAAACAGCAATATGGCCGTGACAACTTTGATGTTGGTGTAATTACTCCCGACGGCAAACAGCACAATCCGATCCCCTCCGAGTTTCTTCGTACAACAACACCACCCAAACCACGAC TCAACGAAACCTCCTCCTCTACTCTGATAACAATTGCTGCGCAGGCGGGAGCCAAGGCTGGCGCCTCCCTTGGCGTAAAACAAGCAATGAAGAGTGGCGCAACAGCTGGTGCAGAAGCAGGAGCCATGGCCGGAGAGAAAGCTGGAGCCGAGGCTGGTGCAATAGTAGCAAAAGAAACGGCAATGAAAGTAGCCACTAAAACACTCAGAGAGGCTTTGTTAAAAATTGGTACTTTCAACAAACCG atttttaacatttataCAGCAAACGGGAGTGTTACTCCATTGCAACAAGGAGCAATATCCCATGCCGGAGCACAGACTGGAATTCAAGCAAATGTAACCGGAACAGCTGGAGCTGGAGCAGCAGCGGGTGCCCAAACAGAACTGATTACAGATACATATGTAATAGGCAACGGAGGGTTGGAGTCGCAAGTTGGAGTCACTTTAGGTATCACAGGAACCCATGTGATGACTTCAGGAGAAGCTCAAGGGACGACAATTACTGGCCTTTTTACACACGCTGTTTTCCACAATAAAACACTTGTCTATATTTATCCACCTCTTGGCATAAACGCTTTgatttttgcaaagaaaaaaggtcTTATAGACCCGCGAGGGCTCGCTTTGAAAA TTGTGAGTACAGCCATGTATGTCATCTACTCTACTGATGTACCGGCTGTTCAGGACCCGAAAGTCAATCTCTGTTGGCGAATTACTTCTGGAAGACTGGAGCTGTCTCGAAGTTGTCAG GTCTTTGTCGTCAGGATTCCGGGTTTTATTCCAGGCACAAAAGATGAGCAGTCTATATCATTTGAGTCTGTGTGCTTACCTGATAGCTACGTTCGccaaaaaaactacaaattCATACTGGGAAAGACGGGAAACACGACATTCA GGCAGGACGCCAGCTTTGCGTTTTCCCGAGCGTTTTCAGCTGGTTTTCAGTTTAACCTTAAAGAGCGAAAGGGGTGGTACATTTGTCGAAGTTCGAATAAAACCTACCACCGGGCGGATTTAGAGGCAGACTTCCACTTAGATAACATAAATTGGTTGAGGCGTTGTGCATTTGTTTTACGACCTCTTTCGGCTACAGAGAGTCCACGTATGAACTGCTTCGGTACAAATAAACCaccccacccaccccacccgACAGACAGACCAACAACAAAGCCAACCCCAGTCAAAACGATCAGCTCAACACCAAAAACACTTCCAACGACCGCAACACCTCATAAACCTAAAG aACCATGCATGTATCTAAAGTTTTGGAATAACGCAGGTATTCCTTTTATGCTCCATTCCAGTCTTAAACCAGAGGGTTATTTAGTAAAAGGACGCAGCCTACTTCTCCAGTACGTTATTGGAAGTGGTAAAGTGGTCAAGAGATCACTTGATGCTAATTACGATGACAAATATTTACCCCAG GTCATGGAAGACTTAGGAGATAGTCAGCAACTATTTCTTGACAAGAGTGAAATCCCATCAACTGGCAAACATTTTGTAAGTTTCTGGGCGAGAGATCCGGCTGGAAAACGCAAGATTCTCTTGGAGGGAAAGGAGACCTTGTATGTGACTCCAGGATTTCAATGCCATCACTTTATATATGTGACAGTTACGTCAAGGCCAAAACCAA GTTTTCCAACTAAGAAGCCGACGACACTAAGACCCTTCACGACTAAGCCTTCAAAATCTACCTTGTCTACCTCTCCGCCGCCACCTATACCACAAACACAAGCACCTCCTTCCccacctcctcctccacctcctccCCCTCCACCTGACCCTCCACCTCCTACTCCTCCCCCTTCTCCTCCTCcgcctcctcctccccctcctcctcctccgcctCCTCCTCACCCTCCTTCTCCTCCGCCTCCTCCTCCTCGCCCTCCTTCTACACCTCATGTTCCTCCTCATCATACTACTCCTCATGTGCACGTCCATCCAACTCCTCCTTCACCACAAATACCGTCCCCTCCACCGGTGAAAcccccaccaccaccaccacctctacctcctcctcctccgcctCCCTATCCCCCTTCCCCACCTATGCCTGTTAGAACTACCAAGCCCCCTATAACCCCACCACCTTGTAGTCCCACAGGGTCAAATTTATCTTATTCTACAACTAAGCCTGGTCCATGTACCCCTAGTCCATCACCATTTCCATGTGGCCCAAAAGCAATAAGTACTCCTGGGATACCCCTTCGCCCATGTCGTACCTCTACTACAGCTTTCACCACGCCGAAAACTACGACACCTCCACCCTGCTGGCCAAATGGCAAGCCTCCATCCCCTGGCTCTCCACCTTGCAAACCTTCTCCTACTTTTCCTCCTGctcctctttcttcttttcctcgTCCTGCACCCCCTCCCACTCTTTCTCCCCCTCCAGTCCTTCCACCTAATCCTCTCGTTCCTCCCCCTCGTCCTGCTCCCCCTCCCGCTCCACCTCCTCCTGTTCCTCCCCCTCTTCCTGCTCCCCCTCCCGCTCCACCTCCTCCTGTTCCTCCTACTTCCCCTGCTCCTCCTACCAATACACCTCCTCCTGCTCCCCCTTCTCTTGTTCCTCCTGTTCCTACCGTTCATCCTCCTCCTGTTTCCCCCCCTTCATGCTCACCCTCAGCGTCCCCGAAACCATCTAATACTTTACCTCCATGCACATCATCCACACCAAATCCAATCACATTGCCAACAGTTGCTTCTGTCACCTTGCCAACACTACCACCAATTTCAACGCCTCCCTTGGTTCTAG GATGTATGCAGACTCATGGAGGGACCTCAATGGGAGCCTGTTGCATATTTCCATTCATCTATCGAGGCAGCCCGCAACACCGCTGCACGAGGGCTGAGAGAGGTTACCGCTGGTGCTCATCCACAAGTGACTACGACAAAGACAAGCTGTGGGGATTCTGTGCGGCATGCTTCCTTTCTCATGGAGGTAATTCAAATGGTAACTGCTGTCATTTCCCTTTCGTGTATAAAGGTACAATACACCCAACCTGCACCACTCACGATGCATCCAAGCCCTGGTGTGCCACCACGTACAACTATGATATTGACAAACAGTGGGGCTATTGTGGAG GTGATGCCCCTGGTTCGGCTCCTCAGCCCAAGATTTCTTACGGACCATGCTCCTTTGAGTGTGATGGGAAATGTATCGATTCATGTCCTGACTACTGCTGTGTAAAGAACATGAGACAAAGGAATACGCAGCAGACATTACAAGCAACATTGAATCAG GCTCAGCAAGGGTCGACAGCCCAGCAAGTATCACCGATTCCAAATACATCATCAGAATGTCCAGCTATTTGCAGTAAATTCTGTGCCCCTGATTGCCCCTTTCGCTGCTGTAATCTTCCTTCGCTTCCTTCTCCTTACGTGCCCAGTGTCGACCCATCACAAGTCCACTGTCAACCTATCTGTCTCAGAGTTTGCTTCAATACTTGCCCACGGCAATGCTGTTCGACGACGCAGTCGGGCGTAACTCGTGATACTTCTTCCTACACACTAACCCTTCCCTGTCCAGCTAACTGCTACCATAGCTGCCATGATAAATGCCCAATGCAGTGTTGCAAGACAGCACAACATGAGAAAAGGAGAATTCCAGTTCTAGATAACTACTCATCATCCCCTCTTAGTGTTCGATCCACGTCAGTTTGTCCTGCTAGCTGCCACACATCCTGTTCCAGATCATGTCCAAAGAATTGCTGTAAAATGCAGATCGACAAAGCAGGCAAGAGTAAACGACGAGGTTTAAGTAAATCTG tATGTAAAGATGGTCATATTACAGCCGGGGGAAATGCACAGGGAGCATGTTGTAGGCTTCCCTTCATTTACAAAGGCACAGTTTTCTGGAGATGCACAGCTGAAGACGCTGACAAAAAATGGTGTTCAGTCACAAAAGTTTTCGATCTTGACCGAAAATGGGGCTACTGTGCTTG A